In Paenibacillus kyungheensis, the following are encoded in one genomic region:
- a CDS encoding helix-turn-helix transcriptional regulator: protein MNEQVSYTTEEIAKLLKVSKLTVYDLIKKGDLPAYRVGKQMRVDHYDLEAYKQKAKNGMIRENRENAGQLNMTATPLDSMLQTSSSSDSTDVSPLQPGVGNIPHMDYEDHTSDAEATVTPEFVHAAYARPEEILRNTGTMNPITQEPVTPPTSGRTIVITGQDSSLDILARYMEKEDSRYRPLRSFAGSMDSLVSMYMGNSDIVSTHLFDGETGDYNLPYIRKILVSHPCTVINLASRRAGLYVAKGNPKGIRSWQDLAQAGLTMVNRERGAGARVLLDEQLRLNDIRTSQLQGYAQEESSHIAVAGKVASGQADVGVGSEKAAALVGVEFIPLTVERYDLVILNKTENAEWIATLRRILSSDEFKRELQAIGGYDLSRTGEILYASEY, encoded by the coding sequence ATGAATGAGCAGGTGTCATACACAACTGAAGAAATCGCCAAATTACTAAAAGTCTCCAAGTTAACGGTTTATGATTTGATCAAAAAAGGCGATCTGCCTGCCTATCGTGTCGGTAAACAAATGCGAGTCGATCATTATGATCTAGAAGCTTACAAACAAAAAGCCAAAAACGGCATGATTCGTGAAAATCGAGAAAATGCGGGACAGCTTAATATGACAGCTACTCCACTAGATAGCATGTTGCAGACTTCTTCATCGTCTGATTCAACAGACGTTTCTCCACTTCAACCGGGAGTCGGTAATATTCCACATATGGATTATGAAGATCATACATCTGATGCGGAAGCAACAGTTACACCTGAATTTGTACATGCAGCTTATGCCCGTCCAGAAGAGATTTTGCGGAATACAGGAACGATGAATCCTATAACACAGGAACCTGTCACCCCACCAACCAGTGGAAGAACGATTGTGATTACCGGGCAGGATAGCAGTCTGGATATTCTGGCACGTTATATGGAAAAAGAAGATAGTCGCTATCGTCCTCTTCGTTCTTTTGCAGGGAGTATGGATAGTCTGGTATCTATGTATATGGGCAATTCCGATATTGTTAGCACTCATTTATTTGATGGAGAGACAGGCGATTATAATTTGCCGTATATTCGTAAAATTCTAGTTTCTCATCCTTGTACAGTGATTAATCTAGCATCGAGAAGAGCAGGATTATATGTAGCTAAAGGCAATCCAAAAGGGATTCGTTCATGGCAAGACTTGGCTCAAGCTGGACTAACAATGGTGAACCGGGAACGCGGAGCAGGAGCGCGTGTATTACTGGATGAGCAACTACGATTGAACGATATTCGTACATCACAGTTACAAGGGTATGCACAGGAAGAATCTTCTCATATAGCAGTCGCTGGCAAAGTAGCTAGTGGTCAAGCCGATGTAGGGGTCGGAAGCGAGAAAGCTGCTGCTTTAGTAGGAGTAGAGTTTATCCCATTAACGGTTGAGCGTTATGATCTGGTAATACTCAATAAAACCGAAAATGCAGAATGGATAGCTACATTAAGAAGAATACTATCATCCGATGAATTTAAGCGTGAACTACAAGCAATCGGTGGATATGATCTATCTCGTACAGGGGAAATATTGTACGCCAGTGAATATTAA
- the modA gene encoding molybdate ABC transporter substrate-binding protein: protein MLSACSSTTTTSSTDNSTTPTTTSTENSATATQDAPVQLTISAAASLTDSLQEIQTLYQQQHPNVSLTFNFAASGTLQKQIEQGAPADLFFSAGSKQMDALLSAKLIDTAHEKDLLANQLVLVVPKDNSFSLTSPKDLTNENIKKIAVGTPESVPAGMYAKQTLESANLWDSLQSKLVLTKDVKQVLSYVETGNAEAGFVYKTDAMDSDGVKVAFTTKADSHDPILYPAGIVSATTHPQEVADFYDYLQTDEAQAIFVKHGFVKASSGS from the coding sequence ATGCTCAGTGCTTGCTCATCCACCACAACAACATCCAGTACAGATAACTCTACTACTCCTACAACAACTTCCACAGAAAATAGTGCTACAGCTACTCAAGATGCACCTGTGCAATTAACGATTTCAGCGGCGGCAAGCTTAACCGATAGTCTGCAAGAAATTCAAACGTTATATCAGCAACAACACCCTAATGTGAGTCTTACTTTTAATTTTGCCGCTTCAGGTACATTACAGAAACAAATTGAGCAAGGTGCTCCCGCAGATCTTTTCTTTTCAGCAGGTAGCAAACAAATGGATGCTTTACTAAGTGCTAAGCTGATTGATACAGCTCACGAAAAAGATCTATTAGCTAATCAGCTTGTACTTGTAGTACCCAAAGATAACTCTTTCTCTTTAACTTCACCAAAAGACCTCACTAATGAAAACATCAAAAAAATAGCTGTCGGTACACCTGAATCTGTTCCGGCAGGTATGTATGCGAAGCAGACTTTAGAATCTGCAAATCTTTGGGATTCATTGCAATCCAAACTTGTGCTTACCAAAGATGTGAAGCAAGTTCTTTCTTATGTAGAAACAGGGAATGCTGAAGCAGGATTTGTATACAAAACAGATGCAATGGATTCAGATGGCGTAAAAGTTGCTTTTACCACAAAAGCAGATAGTCATGATCCGATTCTATATCCTGCTGGAATCGTCTCTGCAACTACTCATCCTCAAGAAGTCGCTGACTTTTACGATTATTTGCAGACAGATGAAGCGCAAGCGATCTTTGTCAAACATGGATTTGTGAAGGCTTCTTCAGGCTCATGA
- the modB gene encoding molybdate ABC transporter permease subunit, whose translation MSSFVWSWDIIGSPILLSLQIASIAGTLAFLLSIVIAMAMNHYSFPGKSIVETVFMLPLVLPPSVVGLLLLTILGRRSWIGQLAEWLTHQPIVFSVTGAIIAATVVSFPLAYQTLKTGFALVDKDVLESARSQGATELQLLWHMILPLAWRSLVTGFVLAFARALGEFGATLMVAGNIPGKTQTLPTAIYFAVDANNMPLAWSLTIITILISFILLLLTGRIRGST comes from the coding sequence ATGAGTTCTTTTGTCTGGTCATGGGATATAATCGGTTCGCCGATCCTGCTTTCTTTACAAATTGCTAGTATCGCCGGAACACTTGCTTTTTTACTGAGTATTGTAATTGCAATGGCAATGAATCATTACTCTTTTCCCGGCAAATCTATAGTAGAGACTGTATTTATGTTACCGCTTGTCTTGCCTCCTTCTGTTGTCGGTCTACTATTATTAACGATATTGGGTAGACGCAGTTGGATTGGACAATTAGCAGAATGGCTTACACATCAACCGATTGTATTTAGTGTAACAGGAGCGATTATTGCTGCTACTGTAGTTTCATTTCCACTCGCTTATCAGACACTCAAAACGGGATTCGCTCTGGTCGATAAAGATGTGCTAGAATCTGCCCGCTCTCAAGGCGCTACCGAATTGCAATTACTCTGGCATATGATTTTGCCACTGGCATGGCGCTCTCTGGTTACAGGATTTGTGCTTGCTTTTGCCAGAGCACTCGGAGAATTTGGAGCTACTCTTATGGTTGCTGGTAATATCCCGGGTAAAACGCAGACCCTCCCGACAGCGATTTACTTTGCTGTCGATGCTAACAATATGCCACTAGCATGGAGCTTAACGATCATTACGATTCTAATTTCATTTATTCTATTATTATTAACTGGACGCATTCGTGGTTCTACCTGA
- a CDS encoding GNAT family N-acetyltransferase, whose amino-acid sequence MLKLQQLSDILELQALCEKEDSIMLKLNWDMLKNRAPGSVEDFFHYEGKLLIGFLGIYRMGQNIEVCGMTHPLYRRRGVFTKLWEHAVSRGQLVDAEQVLLNVPRDSVSGQAWVHTRPVVLHSIEYTLKLDNEHNHLIVDEPETAVLRPFNDSDIPLWLRLDADAFAISEASTLATLANPNRSKTRKLIVIEHAGIAVGKIEVDYEGEHSWIYGFVIDPALRGHGIGRSALRQVALTESQAGHSVWLNVVSDNDRALYLYESCGFQHQDIQDYYLYSPPMPEI is encoded by the coding sequence ATGCTCAAACTTCAGCAGTTATCAGATATATTGGAATTGCAGGCTCTTTGTGAAAAAGAAGATTCTATTATGCTCAAATTAAACTGGGATATGCTTAAAAATCGTGCTCCCGGAAGTGTAGAAGACTTTTTCCATTATGAAGGTAAATTATTGATTGGCTTTCTAGGCATTTATCGTATGGGACAAAATATTGAAGTATGTGGAATGACTCATCCTCTTTATCGTAGACGAGGTGTCTTCACAAAATTGTGGGAACACGCGGTAAGTCGCGGGCAATTGGTAGACGCCGAGCAAGTACTGCTCAATGTGCCTCGTGATTCGGTCTCCGGTCAAGCATGGGTGCATACCAGACCTGTCGTTCTACACAGTATTGAGTACACGCTCAAACTGGATAACGAACACAATCATCTTATTGTAGATGAACCGGAAACAGCGGTATTGCGTCCCTTTAATGATAGCGATATTCCTTTGTGGTTACGATTGGATGCAGATGCTTTTGCTATTAGTGAAGCTTCTACACTAGCGACACTCGCCAATCCCAATCGTTCCAAAACGCGTAAATTGATCGTTATTGAGCATGCAGGAATAGCTGTTGGGAAAATAGAAGTGGATTATGAAGGAGAACATAGTTGGATCTACGGATTTGTGATCGATCCAGCGCTACGTGGACATGGTATTGGACGAAGTGCATTGCGTCAGGTCGCTCTTACTGAAAGTCAAGCAGGTCATAGTGTGTGGCTTAATGTAGTGTCTGATAACGATCGTGCACTTTATCTGTATGAATCATGCGGGTTCCAACATCAAGATATTCAAGATTATTATCTGTACTCTCCACCGATGCCTGAAATTTAA
- a CDS encoding flavodoxin, translated as MSKILVVFASMTGNTEEIADLIAEGIQSTGGEVELKQAMDCDADTLLEYDAVLLGAYTWGDGELPDEFLDFYEDMDQLDLAGKKAAVFGSGDTCYEQFAAAVDILSNKLQERGADIVVEGLKIELNPSSDEKETCREFGKKFASVAVSVG; from the coding sequence ATGTCTAAAATATTAGTGGTGTTCGCCAGCATGACTGGGAATACAGAAGAAATTGCAGATTTGATTGCTGAAGGAATACAATCCACAGGTGGAGAGGTTGAACTCAAGCAAGCAATGGACTGTGATGCGGATACTCTTTTGGAATACGACGCAGTACTCCTTGGCGCTTATACTTGGGGAGATGGCGAATTGCCAGATGAATTCCTCGACTTTTACGAAGATATGGATCAATTAGACCTTGCCGGTAAAAAAGCCGCTGTATTCGGAAGTGGAGACACGTGTTACGAACAATTTGCAGCCGCTGTCGATATTCTTTCGAATAAGTTGCAAGAGCGTGGTGCAGATATCGTAGTAGAAGGGCTGAAGATCGAATTAAATCCTTCATCCGACGAGAAGGAAACTTGTCGTGAATTCGGTAAAAAATTTGCAAGTGTAGCAGTAAGTGTAGGGTAA
- a CDS encoding class I SAM-dependent methyltransferase encodes MYIADQWKDYELIDTGAGERLERWGEILLRRPDPQIIWPLQSADRDPRWNQVHGHYHRSASGGGEWEWKRKIPERWNIRYGDLNFHIKPTNFKHTGLFPEQAANWSWMMDKIKNAGRPITVLNLFAYTGGATTAASYAGADVVHVDAAKGMVQWAKENHQLSGIGDRPVRFITDDVFKFVQREQRRGNKYDAIIMDPPSYGRGPGGEMWKLESSLYPFLESCLSIMSDNPLFMLINSYTTGIAPTVLSNILNMTMQQRYGGTLSSGEIGLPITNSGLNLPCGILGRWES; translated from the coding sequence ATGTATATTGCTGATCAATGGAAAGATTATGAATTAATTGATACGGGCGCAGGTGAGCGTCTGGAGCGTTGGGGCGAAATCTTATTACGTCGTCCAGACCCGCAGATCATCTGGCCTCTTCAATCCGCAGATCGAGACCCGCGTTGGAATCAAGTCCACGGGCATTATCACCGTAGCGCTTCAGGTGGTGGCGAATGGGAATGGAAACGCAAAATTCCAGAACGCTGGAATATTCGCTATGGCGATCTGAATTTCCATATCAAACCAACAAATTTCAAACATACCGGTCTATTCCCTGAACAAGCAGCAAACTGGAGCTGGATGATGGACAAAATCAAAAATGCAGGTCGTCCTATCACTGTGTTGAACTTATTCGCTTATACTGGTGGAGCTACGACTGCTGCTTCTTATGCAGGCGCTGATGTCGTCCACGTAGATGCGGCTAAAGGCATGGTGCAATGGGCAAAAGAAAATCATCAATTGTCTGGTATCGGCGATCGCCCGGTACGTTTTATTACAGATGATGTATTTAAATTTGTACAACGTGAGCAACGTCGTGGTAACAAATACGATGCAATCATTATGGACCCTCCTTCCTATGGACGTGGCCCTGGTGGCGAAATGTGGAAATTGGAATCCAGTCTGTATCCGTTCCTGGAATCTTGCTTGTCGATTATGTCTGACAATCCATTATTTATGCTGATCAACTCGTATACAACAGGAATCGCTCCTACCGTGTTGTCTAATATTTTGAATATGACAATGCAACAACGTTACGGTGGTACCCTTTCTTCTGGTGAAATTGGTCTACCTATCACGAACTCAGGTCTGAATTTACCTTGTGGTATTCTTGGACGCTGGGAAAGCTGA
- a CDS encoding RluA family pseudouridine synthase, producing the protein MEQHSNTKGREPIPVLYEDNHIIGVVKPVNIPSQEDPTGDPDMLTLIKEDLKERYNKAGNVYLGLIHRLDRPVGGAMVFAKTSKAASRLSESVRSRTMVKRYVAVVRGIPTVSKATLKDVLLKNARTNTGAVVPAGTTGGKEAVLDYEVLAQNEDLNLALVLIHLHTGRSHQIRIQMSHAGYPLFGDQKYGAEVNRRGEQLALWSVLTAVPHPVGGRMISMISLPPQTKPWIEWSSDIYEQLKQRLELELEQTKLK; encoded by the coding sequence ATGGAACAACATTCAAATACTAAAGGCAGAGAACCGATTCCTGTTCTTTATGAAGACAATCATATTATCGGCGTTGTAAAGCCAGTAAATATTCCTTCTCAAGAAGATCCAACAGGCGATCCAGATATGCTGACGTTGATCAAAGAAGATCTGAAAGAGCGTTATAACAAAGCAGGCAATGTCTATTTGGGATTGATCCACCGTCTGGATCGTCCGGTAGGCGGAGCGATGGTATTTGCCAAAACATCCAAAGCGGCTTCTCGTTTGTCCGAATCTGTACGTAGTCGTACGATGGTGAAACGTTATGTGGCGGTTGTACGTGGTATTCCTACTGTATCCAAAGCAACACTTAAAGACGTGCTTCTCAAAAATGCACGCACTAATACAGGCGCAGTAGTACCAGCAGGAACTACGGGTGGTAAAGAAGCTGTACTGGATTATGAAGTACTGGCTCAAAATGAGGATTTGAATCTAGCGCTAGTGTTAATTCATTTGCATACTGGACGTTCTCACCAGATTCGGATTCAAATGTCTCATGCAGGTTATCCGTTATTCGGGGATCAAAAGTATGGTGCTGAAGTAAACCGTCGTGGTGAACAATTAGCATTGTGGTCAGTACTGACTGCTGTTCCTCATCCTGTCGGTGGTCGAATGATCTCTATGATCTCACTTCCTCCGCAGACTAAGCCGTGGATTGAATGGTCGAGTGATATTTATGAGCAATTGAAGCAACGGTTGGAGCTTGAGTTGGAGCAAACGAAGTTGAAGTAA
- the gyrA gene encoding DNA gyrase subunit A, with translation MAIENNDKFLPAFLEEIVGDRFGRYSKYIIQDRAIPDVRDGLKPVQRRILYAMYDSGNTPEKGYRKSAKTVGDVMGNYHPHGDSSIYDGMVRMAQPWKMSHTLVDGHGNWGSPDDDPAAAMRYTEARLSSIAMEILRDIDRNTVQFKDNFDNTTQEPVVLPSRYPNLLVNGVSGISSGFATEIPPHSLREVIEGCIALMENPEMELPELMNYIKGPDFPTGGTIMGGDGIRDAYSTGKGRIYVRSKTEIETLRGGKQQIVITEIPYQVVKVRLVTAMENIRLEKKVEGIAEVRDESGRDGLRIVIELKKEADAQGILAYLLKKTDLQVTYNFNMVAIVNKAPQQMGLKSILEAYIAHQREVVTRRTQHDLDKVEDRAHVLEGLAKALNVLDEVIAAIKASKNRQDAQNNLQWMFGLTERQADAILTLQLYRITNLEINQVEKELNDIQKKITNFRAILGSDKKLVGLIKKELLEIHDKHGINRRSIIQDEVEELKVNLEVMINSEDVLVSLSNDGYIKRTSMMSFNRSGGERNGSGAKEDDYIRDVINVNTLDSLLVFTQRGQYFLLPVHQIPDFKWKETGKAIVNIIPMTREDRIVTMIPVRNFEEEQADLIFVTKRGQVKRTEIKEYATKRSGAVAACKLGDGDEVISVTRAGQARDLMLITKDGMSIRFRAEEVNPMGRVAAGVRGIQLVGDDEVAVVLWVDGEEGQLMVITDLGYAKRTSLLQYQTQSRGGKGLSTFEFKEGKRSKPNGNRIIGAFVCEEHRSFLAILPPNRMIGFNSKAALQTDERRHIGKQIVEMDKADSITGIVEDLSSNGST, from the coding sequence ATGGCTATTGAAAATAACGATAAATTTTTGCCAGCATTTCTAGAAGAAATCGTTGGAGACCGTTTTGGTCGCTACTCTAAATATATTATTCAAGACCGCGCAATTCCTGATGTTCGTGATGGATTAAAGCCGGTACAACGCCGTATTTTGTACGCGATGTACGACTCGGGCAATACTCCTGAAAAAGGATACCGCAAATCTGCCAAAACGGTCGGCGATGTGATGGGTAATTATCACCCTCATGGTGATTCATCGATCTATGATGGTATGGTACGGATGGCACAACCATGGAAAATGAGTCATACGCTTGTCGATGGACATGGTAACTGGGGATCTCCTGATGATGATCCAGCAGCAGCGATGCGTTATACAGAAGCACGTCTATCTTCGATAGCGATGGAAATTTTGCGTGATATTGATCGCAACACCGTACAATTTAAAGATAATTTCGATAATACGACGCAAGAGCCGGTCGTTCTACCTTCTCGTTATCCTAACTTGTTAGTGAACGGAGTAAGCGGAATTTCGTCTGGTTTTGCTACTGAAATTCCTCCGCACAGTCTGCGCGAAGTGATTGAAGGCTGTATTGCGTTAATGGAAAATCCAGAAATGGAATTGCCTGAATTGATGAATTATATCAAAGGCCCTGATTTTCCAACAGGTGGTACAATTATGGGCGGAGACGGCATACGAGATGCGTACTCCACAGGAAAAGGACGTATTTACGTACGTTCCAAAACCGAAATCGAAACATTACGTGGCGGCAAACAACAGATCGTTATTACCGAGATTCCTTATCAAGTTGTCAAAGTTCGCCTTGTCACTGCGATGGAAAATATACGGCTTGAGAAAAAAGTAGAAGGTATCGCTGAAGTTCGTGATGAAAGTGGACGCGATGGACTACGGATCGTTATTGAACTGAAAAAAGAAGCAGATGCACAAGGAATTCTTGCTTATTTGCTCAAAAAAACCGATCTACAAGTTACTTATAATTTCAATATGGTAGCGATCGTAAATAAAGCTCCTCAGCAAATGGGACTTAAAAGTATTCTAGAAGCTTATATTGCTCATCAACGTGAAGTGGTGACACGTCGTACACAACATGATCTTGATAAAGTTGAAGATCGTGCACACGTATTAGAAGGTCTGGCTAAAGCGCTAAATGTATTAGATGAAGTGATTGCAGCGATCAAAGCGTCTAAAAACCGTCAGGATGCACAAAATAATTTGCAATGGATGTTTGGTCTTACTGAACGCCAAGCAGATGCTATTTTGACGCTTCAATTGTATCGCATAACCAATCTAGAAATTAATCAGGTTGAAAAAGAACTGAATGATATCCAGAAAAAAATTACGAATTTCCGCGCCATTCTTGGTAGCGATAAAAAGCTAGTTGGATTGATCAAAAAAGAATTACTGGAAATTCATGATAAGCATGGTATTAATCGTCGTTCGATTATTCAAGATGAAGTTGAAGAATTAAAAGTTAATCTTGAAGTGATGATTAATTCCGAAGATGTATTGGTTAGCCTTTCTAACGATGGTTATATTAAGCGTACCAGTATGATGTCTTTCAATCGTTCCGGTGGAGAACGTAATGGATCAGGCGCTAAGGAAGATGATTATATTCGTGATGTGATAAATGTAAATACACTGGATAGTCTGCTTGTATTTACACAGCGAGGACAATACTTCTTATTGCCTGTTCATCAGATTCCTGACTTCAAATGGAAAGAAACAGGAAAAGCGATTGTAAATATCATCCCGATGACTCGTGAAGATCGAATCGTAACGATGATTCCGGTTCGCAATTTTGAAGAAGAACAAGCAGATTTGATCTTTGTCACCAAGCGAGGTCAAGTGAAGCGTACAGAAATTAAAGAGTATGCAACCAAGCGTTCAGGAGCAGTTGCTGCTTGTAAGCTAGGGGATGGGGATGAAGTGATCTCAGTCACCCGGGCAGGACAAGCAAGAGACTTGATGCTAATTACCAAAGACGGTATGAGTATCCGTTTCCGCGCCGAAGAAGTGAATCCAATGGGTCGTGTAGCAGCAGGTGTACGTGGGATTCAATTGGTTGGAGACGATGAAGTTGCTGTAGTCTTATGGGTAGATGGAGAAGAAGGACAATTGATGGTCATTACCGATCTCGGTTATGCCAAACGTACTTCATTGTTACAGTATCAGACGCAAAGTCGCGGTGGTAAAGGATTATCTACTTTTGAGTTCAAAGAAGGTAAACGTTCCAAACCTAACGGCAATCGCATTATCGGTGCTTTTGTCTGCGAAGAACATCGTTCATTCCTAGCTATTTTACCTCCTAATCGCATGATCGGATTCAATAGCAAAGCCGCACTACAAACCGATGAACGTAGACATATTGGTAAACAGATTGTCGAAATGGACAAAGCAGATAGTATTACCGGAATTGTAGAAGATTTATCTTCTAACGGCTCTACCTGA
- the parE gene encoding DNA topoisomerase IV subunit B: MVEKIDSLTNSSRGNVNPPVSGYDADDIQVLEGLVAVRKRPGMYIGSTSSSGLHHLVWEIVDNAVDEHLAKHCSKIEISLNKDGSVTVFDNGRGIPTGMHKSGVPTPQVVFTILHAGGKFGGGGYKKSGGLHGVGASVTNALSEWLEVEIYRDGGIHRQRFEYWVDKKGKEHVGEPVSGLEVIGKTKITGTKVTFKPDIRVFQQGIALNYDTLAERLQEIAFLNSGLEILLKDDRNDKEDRFYYEGGASQFVEFLNEGKDVLHDVIHFNIEREDIEVEVAMQYNAGYTETLASFVNSIPTRGGGTHETGFRTAYTRVLNDYARKTALIKEKDKNLEGGDLREGMMAVISVKMSDVEFVGQTKDQLGSSSARGAVDAVVAENMQRFLEENPQVGQKLIKKAVQASRAREAARKARDDMRTGRKRSESSNLNGKLSPAQSKDFSKNELFIVEGDSAGGSAKQGRDSKIQAILPLKGKPMNPEKSKLADVMKNEEYRAIISAIGAGVGTEFAIEDSNYSKIIIMTDADTDGAHIQVLLLTFFYRYMKQLIDNGKVYIAQPPLYKISQRAGKKSQERYVWTDEELNQSMKEFGKNVDLQRYKGLGEMNPEQLWETTMNPESRTLLQVQIEDAAKAERRVSTLMGDKVDPRKRWIVENVDFTEYVE; encoded by the coding sequence ATGGTCGAAAAGATCGATTCACTCACAAATTCATCCCGTGGTAATGTTAATCCGCCAGTTTCCGGGTATGATGCTGACGACATTCAGGTGCTTGAAGGGCTGGTTGCCGTACGGAAACGTCCGGGGATGTATATCGGTAGTACAAGTTCATCTGGGCTTCATCATCTCGTATGGGAGATTGTGGACAACGCAGTTGACGAGCATTTGGCAAAACATTGTTCAAAAATTGAGATTTCACTGAACAAAGATGGTTCAGTTACAGTTTTTGATAACGGACGCGGTATTCCGACAGGAATGCATAAAAGTGGAGTACCTACACCACAGGTTGTATTTACCATTTTGCATGCCGGAGGTAAATTCGGCGGTGGAGGATACAAAAAGTCCGGAGGTTTACATGGAGTTGGTGCTTCTGTAACCAACGCTTTATCCGAGTGGCTGGAAGTAGAAATTTATCGTGATGGTGGTATTCATCGTCAACGTTTTGAATATTGGGTTGATAAAAAAGGCAAAGAACATGTAGGTGAACCTGTAAGTGGTCTAGAAGTGATTGGCAAAACCAAAATTACAGGAACAAAAGTTACATTCAAACCAGATATTCGTGTGTTCCAACAAGGGATAGCATTGAATTATGATACGCTTGCTGAACGTCTGCAAGAGATTGCTTTTCTAAATTCAGGACTAGAAATTTTGCTAAAAGACGACCGTAATGATAAAGAAGATCGTTTTTATTATGAAGGCGGAGCCAGTCAATTCGTAGAATTTCTGAATGAAGGTAAAGATGTATTGCATGATGTTATTCATTTCAATATTGAACGTGAAGATATCGAAGTCGAAGTAGCGATGCAGTACAATGCAGGGTATACTGAGACGCTTGCTTCATTTGTTAATTCGATCCCTACACGGGGCGGCGGTACACATGAGACGGGATTCAGAACAGCATACACTCGCGTATTAAATGATTATGCTCGCAAAACAGCGCTTATCAAAGAAAAAGATAAAAACCTCGAAGGTGGAGATTTACGTGAAGGCATGATGGCGGTAATCAGCGTCAAAATGTCAGATGTAGAATTTGTGGGTCAAACGAAAGACCAACTGGGTAGTTCTTCCGCACGTGGAGCAGTAGATGCTGTCGTCGCTGAAAATATGCAACGTTTTCTTGAAGAAAACCCACAAGTCGGCCAAAAACTGATTAAAAAAGCGGTTCAAGCTTCTCGTGCACGCGAAGCGGCTCGTAAAGCACGTGACGACATGCGTACAGGACGCAAACGCAGTGAAAGTTCGAATCTGAACGGTAAGCTAAGCCCTGCGCAATCCAAAGATTTTTCTAAAAATGAACTATTTATCGTCGAAGGAGATTCGGCAGGTGGTTCTGCGAAGCAAGGACGAGATTCCAAAATTCAAGCGATCTTACCACTCAAAGGTAAACCAATGAATCCGGAGAAATCCAAACTTGCTGATGTGATGAAAAATGAAGAGTATCGGGCGATTATTTCTGCTATTGGAGCAGGAGTAGGAACAGAATTTGCGATAGAAGATAGCAACTACTCCAAAATCATTATTATGACCGATGCGGATACCGATGGTGCTCATATTCAAGTCTTATTACTAACGTTCTTCTACCGTTATATGAAGCAATTGATCGATAATGGTAAAGTCTATATTGCTCAACCTCCGTTGTACAAAATTTCTCAACGTGCAGGTAAAAAATCGCAAGAACGTTATGTATGGACAGACGAAGAACTGAACCAATCGATGAAAGAGTTTGGCAAAAATGTCGATTTGCAACGCTATAAAGGATTAGGAGAAATGAATCCCGAGCAATTATGGGAGACAACGATGAATCCTGAAAGTCGTACGTTATTGCAGGTGCAGATCGAAGATGCTGCCAAAGCAGAGCGTCGTGTATCTACACTGATGGGTGATAAAGTCGATCCTCGTAAACGTTGGATTGTAGAAAATGTAGACTTTACAGAATATGTAGAGTAA